A genomic stretch from Homo sapiens chromosome 1 genomic patch of type FIX, GRCh38.p14 PATCHES HG2095_PATCH includes:
- the PADI4 gene encoding protein-arginine deiminase type-4 isoform X3, with amino-acid sequence MSLMTLSTKTPKDFFTNHTLVLHVARSEMDKVRVFQATRGKLSSKCSVVLGPKWPSHYLMVPGGKHNMDFYVEALAFPDTDFPGLITLTISLLDTSNLELPEAVVFQDSVVFRVAPWIMTPNTQPPQEVYACSIFENEDFLKSVTTLAMKAKCKLTICPEEENMDDQWMQDEMEIGYIQAPHKTLPVVFDSPRNRGLKEFPIKRVMGPDFGYVTRGPQTGGISGLDSFGNLEVSPPVTVRGKEYPLGRILFGDSCYPSNDSRQMHQALQDFLSAQQVQAPVKLYSDWLSVGHVDEFLSFVPAPDRKGFRLLLASPRSCYKLFQEQQNEGHGEALLFEGIKKKKQQKIKNILSNKTLREHNSFVERCIDWNRELLKRELGLAESDIIDIPQLFKLKEFSKAEAFFPNMVNMLVLGKHLGIPKPFGPVINGRCCLEEKVCSLLEPLGLQCTFINDFFTYHIRHGEVHCGTNVRRKPFSFKWWNMVP; translated from the exons GGGGCAAACTGTCCTCCAAGTGCAGCGTAGTCTTGGGTCCCAAGTGGCCCTCTCACTACCTGATGGTCCCCGGTGGAAAGCACAACATGGACTTCTACGTGGAGGCCCTCGCTTTCCCGGACACCGACTTCCCGGGGCTCATTACCCTCACCATCTCCCTGCTGGACACGTCCAACCTG GAGCTCCCCGAGGCTGTGGTGTTCCAAGACAGCGTGGTCTTCCGCGTGGCGCCCTGGATCATGACCCCCAACACCCAGCCCCCGCAGGAGGTGTACGCGTGCAG TATTTTTGAAAATGAGGACTTCCTGAAGTCAGTGACTACTCTGGCCATGAAAGCCAAGTGCAAGCTGACCATCTGCCCTGAGGAGGAGAACATGGATGACCAGTGGATGCAG GATGAAATGGAGATCGGCTACATCCAAGCCCCACACAAAACGCTGCCCGTGGTCTTCGACTCTCCAAGGAACAGAGGCCTGAAGGAGTTTCCCATCAAACGCGTGATG GGTCCAGATTTTGGCTATGTAACTCGAGGGCCCCAAACAGGGGGTATCAGTGGACTGGACTCCTTTGGGAACCTGGAAGTGAGCCCCCCAGTCACAGTCAGGGGCAAGGAATACCCGCTGGGCAGGATTCTCTTCGGGGACAGCTGTTATCCCAG CAATGACAGCCGGCAGATGCACCAGGCCCTGCAGGACTTCCTCAGTGCCCAGCAGGTGCAGGCCCCTGTGAAGCTCTATTCTGACTGGCTGTCCGTGGGCCACGTGGACGAGTTCCTGAGCTTTGTGCCAGCACCCGACAGGAAG GGCTTCCGGCTGCTCCTGGCCAGCCCCAGGTCCTGCTACAAACTGTTCCAGGAGCAGCAGAATGAGGGCCACGGGGAGGCCCTGCTGTTCGAAGGGATCAAGA aaaaaaaacagcagaaaataaagaacattctGTCAAACAAGACATTGAGAGAACATAATTCATTTGTGGAG AGATGCATCGACTGGAACCGCGAGCTGCTGAAGCGGGAGCTGGGCCTGGCCGAGAGTGACATCATTGACATCCCGCAGCTCTTCAAGCTCAAAGAGTTCTCTAAGGCGGAAGCTTTTTTCCCCAACATG GTGAACATGCTGGTGCTAGGGAAGCACCTGGGCATCCCCAAGCCCTTCGGGCCCGTCATCAACGGCCGCTGCTGCCTGGAGGAGAAGGTGTGTTCCCTGCTGGAGCCACTGGGCCTCCAGTGCACCTTCATCAACGACTTCTTCACCTACCACATCAGGCATGGGGAGGTGCACTGCGGCACCAACGTGCGCAGAAAGCCCTTCTCCTTCAAGTGGTGGAACATGGTGCCCTGA
- the PADI4 gene encoding protein-arginine deiminase type-4 isoform X7 encodes MTPNTQPPQEVYACSIFENEDFLKSVTTLAMKAKCKLTICPEEENMDDQWMQDEMEIGYIQAPHKTLPVVFDSPRNRGLKEFPIKRVMGPDFGYVTRGPQTGGISGLDSFGNLEVSPPVTVRGKEYPLGRILFGDSCYPSNDSRQMHQALQDFLSAQQVQAPVKLYSDWLSVGHVDEFLSFVPAPDRKGFRLLLASPRSCYKLFQEQQNEGHGEALLFEGIKKKKQQKIKNILSNKTLREHNSFVERCIDWNRELLKRELGLAESDIIDIPQLFKLKEFSKAEAFFPNMVNMLVLGKHLGIPKPFGPVINGRCCLEEKVCSLLEPLGLQCTFINDFFTYHIRHGEVHCGTNVRRKPFSFKWWNMVP; translated from the exons ATGACCCCCAACACCCAGCCCCCGCAGGAGGTGTACGCGTGCAG TATTTTTGAAAATGAGGACTTCCTGAAGTCAGTGACTACTCTGGCCATGAAAGCCAAGTGCAAGCTGACCATCTGCCCTGAGGAGGAGAACATGGATGACCAGTGGATGCAG GATGAAATGGAGATCGGCTACATCCAAGCCCCACACAAAACGCTGCCCGTGGTCTTCGACTCTCCAAGGAACAGAGGCCTGAAGGAGTTTCCCATCAAACGCGTGATG GGTCCAGATTTTGGCTATGTAACTCGAGGGCCCCAAACAGGGGGTATCAGTGGACTGGACTCCTTTGGGAACCTGGAAGTGAGCCCCCCAGTCACAGTCAGGGGCAAGGAATACCCGCTGGGCAGGATTCTCTTCGGGGACAGCTGTTATCCCAG CAATGACAGCCGGCAGATGCACCAGGCCCTGCAGGACTTCCTCAGTGCCCAGCAGGTGCAGGCCCCTGTGAAGCTCTATTCTGACTGGCTGTCCGTGGGCCACGTGGACGAGTTCCTGAGCTTTGTGCCAGCACCCGACAGGAAG GGCTTCCGGCTGCTCCTGGCCAGCCCCAGGTCCTGCTACAAACTGTTCCAGGAGCAGCAGAATGAGGGCCACGGGGAGGCCCTGCTGTTCGAAGGGATCAAGA aaaaaaaacagcagaaaataaagaacattctGTCAAACAAGACATTGAGAGAACATAATTCATTTGTGGAG AGATGCATCGACTGGAACCGCGAGCTGCTGAAGCGGGAGCTGGGCCTGGCCGAGAGTGACATCATTGACATCCCGCAGCTCTTCAAGCTCAAAGAGTTCTCTAAGGCGGAAGCTTTTTTCCCCAACATG GTGAACATGCTGGTGCTAGGGAAGCACCTGGGCATCCCCAAGCCCTTCGGGCCCGTCATCAACGGCCGCTGCTGCCTGGAGGAGAAGGTGTGTTCCCTGCTGGAGCCACTGGGCCTCCAGTGCACCTTCATCAACGACTTCTTCACCTACCACATCAGGCATGGGGAGGTGCACTGCGGCACCAACGTGCGCAGAAAGCCCTTCTCCTTCAAGTGGTGGAACATGGTGCCCTGA